GAAACCGACTATTTTCTCCGGCGTTCAACCGACCGGCACGCCAACACTCGGCAATTTTATCGGCGCAATGAAAGGATTCGTTGAGCTACAACACGATTACGATGCCACGTATTGTGTGGTCAATCAACATGCATTAACGGTCCCTAAAGACCCTGAACGTTTAAAACAACAAACCTTACAAATGGCAGCTTTATATTTGGCGTTAGGAATCGATCCTAATGTCGCTACTATTTTTGTGCAATCAGATATCCCAGCCCACTCCCAAGCAGCTTGGCTCGTCCTTTGCCAAACCGGTTTAGGAGAATTAGAACGGATGACACAATTCAAAGACAAAGCTGCCAAACAAGAAAGTGTTGGTGCCGGTTTATTATGTTATCCCCCATTAATGGTAGCAGACATTGTTTTACACGATACACAATTTGTCCCTGTCGGTGATGACCAACGCCAACATATCGAGTTAACTCGTAACTTTGTTGACCGATTCAATGCGCGTTATGGTGATAATATCCTTGTAAAACCTGAAGCGATTTTCCCTAAAGCAGGCGGTCGTGTTAAAAGTTTGCAAAATCCATTAGCAAAAATGAGTAAGTCTGACACCAACGAGAAAAGTTATATTTTACTGTTAGATGACCCTAAAGTCATTACGAAAAAAATTAAAGGCGCTGTCACTGATTCATTGGGCATTGTGCAATATGACGTAGAAAACCAACCAGGTGTGGCTAATTTGCTACATATTTTCTCAAGTTTAAGCGGTCGTTCTATTGACGACTTAGTGAGTGATTACGGTAGCACGGGCTACGGTCGCTTTAAAACAGATTTAGCTGAACTGATTACCGATACCTTGGCTCCGATTCAAGCACGCTACGAAAAATTATTAGTCAGCGATGACTTACATGATATCTTAGCTGCCGGTGCAAAAAAAGCGAGTGTTAGAGCCAATGCAACGCTAGCTCGTATGGAAAAAGCAATCGGTGTCGGATACTAGAAAATATTGACGGAGAAAAGCTAATGAAATACGTCATTTTTGCATACGCTATTCTATTAATAAGTTCAACTTTTTGGGGTTATAAAAAAGACTTTGGAATATCTATTACGTCGTTGCTAATAAGTGCATTGTTATTTATTTCGTCACTGTTAAATTTAATCGTCATAAACAACTTTTTGAGATTAGTAATAACTATTCTGTTACTCGCCATTTCAATTAGCTTTTTCAATGATAGAAAGCAAAGTGGAAACAAAATTAATTATAGTCACCATTGTATCCGATTCGTTTTCCATTTATTACTGATTTATTCTTTATTTCTATAATCATAATGGCGATGTGAAGCTGGATGAAAATCTATCAAAATGCCCCTTGTACTCAATTAGGTACAAGGGGCTGCTTTTGCTTACTCGCTCTTATTGTATTATTTCGACTCCATGACGTCCACTTCAATAATCGCTTTTGTGCGTTGCACGCACGTCGTTGACTCCCTTCAGTGGTTCGTCTCGCTATGTTTTAGTCTCGAGGTAATAAGGCTTTACGAGATAAGTTAATTCTGCCTTTATCATCAATTTCAATGACTTTAACGGTTACTTTATCGCCTAATTTAATGACATCTTCAACATTGTTCACACGACGGTGTTCCAATTCTGAGATGTGAACTAAACCTTCTTTACCAGGTAATACTTCTACAAAGGCACCAAATTTTTCAATACGCTTAACCGTACCTTCGTATGATTCTCCAACTTCAACTTCTTTAACTAACAACTCAATCATTTCGATTGCTTTCTTAATCATATCTGCATCTGAAGAAGCCACACTAACAGCACCAGATTGGTCAATATCAATTTTAACGCCAGTTGCATCAATAATTGAATTAATCGTTTCACCACCACGACCGATAACCACTTTAATTTTTTCAGGGTCAATCGTAATTAATTCAATCTTCGGTGCATACGGACTTAATTCTGCACGCGGTTCAGCAATTGTACTTGTTAATTCTGCTAGAATCTCAATACGTGCTTTTTGCGCTTGTTCGAGTGCTTCAACTAAGATTGCTTCTGTAATACCTTGAATTTTAATATCCATTTGTAAAGCAGTAATACCATCTTTTGTTCCGGCAACTTTAAAGTCCATATCACCTAAGTGATCTTCTAGACCTTGAATATCCGTTAAGACAGTATAATCTTCGCCTTCCATTACTAATCCCATTGCAATACCAGCTACTGGCGCTTTAATCGGCACACCAGCGTCCATTAAAGCCAATGTTCCCGCACAAATACTTGCTTGAGAGGATGAACCATTTGATTCTAATACTTCTGAAACTAAACGAATCATATATGGGAAATCTTCCACTGATGGAATGACTTGTTTTAAGGCACGTTCACCTAAAGCGCCATGTCCAATTTCACGACGGCCTGGACTACCAACACGACCTGTTTCGCCGACTGAGAAATTCGGGAAATTATAGTGGTGAATGAAGCGTTTCATCTCTTCTGCACCTAAACCGTCGATAATTTGGTGTTCGCCTAATGGCGCTAACGTTGCAGCAGTTAATGCTTGTGTTTGTCCCCGGGTAAATAAACCAGAACCGTGTACACGTGGTAATAAGGCTACTGATGAACTCAATGGGCGAATTTCATCAATTTTACGTCCGTCAGGTCGAACACGTTCTTTGGTAATTAAACGACGTACTTCATCTTTTTCTAAATCATGTAAAGCAGCATTTACATCTTTTAATAATTGTTCTTTTTCTGGATGGTCGCCTAAAACATCATCAAAATGCACTAACGCTTCTTCAATCACTGCTTCCATTGCAGCTTCACGCGCTTTTTTCTCTTCTGTTTGAATGGCTGCGACCATTTTTTCTTTATATAATGTTTTTACTTGTTGTTCTACTTCTGGGTCTAACATTGCTAGTGTCAATTCGAATTTTGGTTTGCCAATAGCAGCGACGACTTCATTTTGGAAAGCTACTAATTCTTTAATAGCTTCATGTCCAAATAATAACGCTGCTAGCATATCCGCTTCGCTAACTTCTTTAGCACTACTTTCTACCATGTTAATCGCAGTCGCTGTACCCGCTACTGTTAATTCAATATCCGATGCTTCTGCTTGTTCAACCGTTGGATTTATCATTAATTCTCCGTTGACACGTCCCACATTGACACCTGCGATTGGTCCATCAAATGGAATATCCGAAACAGCTAATGCTAATGATGAACCTAACATTGCTGCCATTTCAGGTGTGCAATCTTGTTCAACAGATAATACGGTATTAGTGACTTGAATTTCGTTACGAACCCCTTCCGGGAACATTGGACGTAGCGGACGGTCGATTAAACGACTAGTTAATGTTGCTGTTTCAGACGGACGTCCTTCGCGCTTAATGAAACCTCCCGGCACTTTTCCAACTGCGTACATTTTTTCTACATAATGTACGGTCAATGGGAAGAAATCTCCTGTTGTAGGACGTTTTGAAGCAACAGCTGCTGATAAAACAACCGTATCCCCATAACGTACTAAAACTGCACCGTTTGCCTGTTTGGCTAATTCGCCGATTTCAACTGATAATGGGCGACCACCTAATGTCGTTCTAAAAATATGTTTTTCTGCCATCAATTTTTACTCCTTCTTCTATTTTTACAAAAGGCTCACTCTCAAACTGTTTACATTACTAAACAAATATCAATTCAATCCTAACGACTAAATTCATATTTGCATAGTATGAAAACATTGATTGTCTCCTTTTGCCGATATTAAAAAATTAGGAGCTGAACAATAGCCAGCCCCTAAATCACTTAGATGAATTAACGACGTAGACCTAAGCGTTTGATAAGTTCACGGTAACGTTGAACATCTTTGTCACGTAAGTAAGCTAATAAGTTACGACGGTGACCGATTTTTTTCATAAGTCCACGGTATGAATGAAAATCTTTTTTATGCGTACGGATATGCTCGTTTAATAAGTTGATATCCTCAGTTAAAACAGCGATTTGTACTTCTGGAGAACCAGTATCGCCTTCATGAGTCGCATATTCTTTGATGATTTCATTTTTACGCTCTTTTGATAATGCCATCTTGCTTTCCACCTTTCTTTTGAAATATGCCGACTACTAAGTAAAACGTTGGTGATTCGTAAAACTGAGCAGCGGTCAAAAATTAAGCCCAATGTCGGTATTACACAGCAACAAACGACCACTATCTAATAATGTACACGAAATACACTTATTTTTCAAGGGATTATCATGAAATACTCGAAAAAATATTACGCAATCGATTTTTGATTTTAGTAATCGAACGAGAGTCACTTATAACCATTTATGATAGAAATCCTTGATAATTTTCGCCAATTCAACTGGATTATCAATATTCGCTTCATGCCCAGACTGATTCAGTGTCACTAACTCAGAATTGGGAACCAAGTGACCTAATTCTCTCGAAGCCTTTCGGTTTACAGTATCCTTATCACCATTAATAACCAATACTTTACACTGAATATCCTTTAATCTATCTGTAAAATCTAACTCTTTGATTGAGTTCGCTATATTGATAAAATGCTCTTTAGCAAATCTCATAGACTCAAATTTTTGTTTTGGAATAAACCTAAAGATTATATTTTGAGATGTTGGTCTGCTACCTTATAACTCAATAATTACTAATCTAAAACTAAATCTTATTCAAAAACACTCGATTTCTTCCATTGTTATTTCAAATAAATCGTAGGACAAGCCACTGATAAGAGTTCCTAAGGTACTTTTTGGACACATTCTAGTTTTGCACAAACATTCTCTTTCGTCATCATAAACGTGGTATAGACGAATTAAGCTGATTACTGAACATACAAAGAACACAAAACACATCAGTCTGACCACTGATGTGTTTTCGATTCATGCAAAAGCAAGTAAACCAGTTGCCGCTTAAAGAGTGCACTGAAAAAATAACGAATCAAAATTGTCACTTGTACATGCCAGAGCTATATCCGCTCCGAGAGACACTCTAGGCGCATCACACCAACTTTATTGTTCTCCAGCTAACGTCTCGTACAAGACATGGGCTATGAATGCTGCAAAATGATTCGCACCCTCAGGCGTGTGGTGAACACCTTCACCTTCCCAATAATATTCAGGATGGTCAACCGCATAGGTGTACCAATCAACTTCATGAACATTTTTATATTTTTTGGCAAATTCATGAATAATTTCATTAACTTCCATTTTATGTGGCACATCAGAGTTTGAATTAACAAAGAATATTTCTCGCTTACCAGCAGCAGCAATAAAATCTTCCATACCTTGATGGTCTAACCCAGCATTAGTCCCTAAGTTAACTACTAATATCGGTTTCACGCTACCTTCACTAATCCACTGCTTCAATTTATCGACAGCATCCCAAATTTGCAAGTTTTTAATTCCCCATTGATTACCATTAAGGAATAAGTCCATCGCAACAGGAGCGGATACTAAGACTAATGAATCACCAAAAAATGATACAGGTAATTCAGCCGCATATAATTGTTCACGTACCGGCACTAAGGCTGCTAAGTCCGGGTTCTTCTCAGCAATCCGGTCAAGCACTGCCTGCTGTTCAGCAGCCAACTCTGTTACTTGCGCATCCACTAAATCAACGTGCTCTTTTGATTTTTGATACTCAGCAACATAGTCATGTGCGGGGAGCGGCTCAACAAAATGGCTGGATAATTGCTTATCATAGCTCTGTAATTGATTCAATGTTCGAGCAATATAACGCTCTGTCGGATTAGCTATTTCGTGCATGCTTGGCGAATTTTTTTGCAATTGATATTCTAAATTAAATCGCGCTAATGTCTGGTCATCACGGGAAATAATCATCCCACTCGCCACAACGACTACCATCATCAAAAAGGCAAAAGCAACTCCTTTAGCAGCATGGCTGTGCTTGACCTGTTGAACATCTGCTTGCCAATCAAAACGTTGTCCAAATGGGATTGGATAAATACGCCGTTCAATGATTTGGTACGTCAACTCACTGAGCACAACAATCGATACCATCATCGCAATATTTAATAGGTAAATTTGATTATCTGCCATGAAGCGTCGATACTGCAACCAAAAAACAATGACAGGATAATACCATAAATAATAAGAATACGACCGTTGCCCTAGTAATACGAGCGGTTTAAAAGCAAGCGGTTTACGTATCATTGGCACACCCGTTGCAATGGCGAATAATACAAACATACTTAACACAGAATAAAATGGCAAACCAATATAATAGGTAATCGGCGCTTGGTCTTCGATAACAAATGGTAAATAAACAAACAACAATCCAGATGTTAAGCCGATTAAGGTATATAGCGCCTTTTTATTTTTAACATTATAGGTTGCATTTAATATCGCTGGAATCATGTACGTCGTCATCATACCAAGTGCAAAGGATGAAAAACGCGTCGCTAAACCATAATAGACACGTGATGGGTCAGCATTCGGTTCGTATAAAAACATTAATGTACTGTGACTCAAGAAAGCAACCAGTCCCCATATAATTGCCTTAGCAGTACCTGGCAACTTCAGCCATTTCATCAAGCACGAACCGATAATACCTACAACAAACATTTGTAAATATAAACTGCTGTACCATAGATGCGTAAAAGGTGACGCTTCCGTCATTCTAGCAAAATACGACTTGTCAGCCGCTATCTGATACAAATTATTGTAAAAAAACATTCCTGAAAACAAATCACTGCGTATATGGTACAACGCATCACGATTAAAAATAAACAGTACAACTATAATACTGCCTAACATCCAAAACATTGGAAAAAATAATCGCCCAAGTGTCGAACGAACATATTTTCCTAACGCACGCCAATCTTGCTCTTGGCGATTAAAGGTCACTTGTTCAATTTTTCGTGCAAAAAAGTACCCCGCAATCGCAAAAAATGTATTGACGGTTAAAAAACCACCCGGTACTTGTTTTTGAAACATATGATAAAAAATGACTGCTAAAATTGATAATCCTTTTAGTCCATCATAACTACTGATTCGCTTTTGTCTACTCAAACCTTTCACCCATTTCTATGACGAATTCAACTAAATTCTAATCACATTATACGCTATTCTCCAACATTATTAAAGCTAATAATCGATTGAAACACTCATCTTGAACAAATATTCCTACATTTGTATCAAGGTATTACGTGTTCAATCGATTTTTCTACATCAATATTATCTACTGCCATACGTTGCTTTCAATTCTAAAATAACATCCCGCAATTCAGCAGCTGCCTCAAAATTCATATTTTTAGCGTGTTGTTTCATTTCAAGTGTTAAGCGTTCCAATTCTTCTTCACGTTGTAGACGAGATAATGCTTTAAACGTAACCAGTAGATTTTCTTGACGTTCTTCACTCTCTACATCATGCGTAATACGAATCAAATCACGTACTTCTTTCTTAACTGTCTTCGGCGTAATGCCATGCTCTTTGTTGTACGCCATTTGCACTTGACGACGTCGTTCCGTTTCTTCAATGGCACGCTGCATTGACTGTGTGATATTATCGGCATACATAATGACTCGTCCATGTTCATTACGCGCCGCACGACCGATTGTTTGGACTAATGAGCGCTCACTGCGTAAAAAGCCTTCCTTATCAGCATCAAGTATCACTACTAAAGATACTTCAGGCACATCCAATCCCTCACGTAATAAGTTAATTCCAACTAATACATCGAAAATACCTAATCGCAAATCACGAATAATCTCTGTTCGCTCTAATGTTTTGATATCACTATGCAAATATTTCACCTTGATATCCAATTCTTTTAAATAATCCGTTAAATCTTCCGACATTTTTTTCGTTAAGGTCGTAACGAATACACGTTCACCACGCTCAACTCGAATATTAATTTCTTTTACTAAATCATCAATTTGTCCTTTAATTGGTCGAACTTCAACGATTGGATCGAGTAGACCGGTTGGTCGAATAATTTGTTCAACATATTGATTATCAGTATGTTCTAATTCATACGGTCCCGGTGTTGCTGAGACATAAATAATTTGATTGACACGTTCTTCAAACTCTTCCAAACGTAAAGGACGGTTATCAATGGCACTCGGCAGACGAAAACCATAATCCACCAACATTTGTTTACGTGCCCGGTCACCGTTATACATCCCACGTAATTGCGACATCGTAATATGCGACTCATCAACGACAATTAAATAATCATCCGGGAAGAAGTCGAGTAATGTATACGGCGCTTCTCCTGGTAACCGTCCATCCATATGGCGCGAATAATTTTCAATACCGCTACAATATCCCATTTCTAGTAACATCTCGATATCGTAATTGGTTCGTTGCTCCAAGCGTTGTGCTTCTAACAACTTGTTTTCACGTCGTAATTCTTCTAAACGTTCCTCTAATTCTTGACGAATACTGTCGACTGCTCGTGTCACTTGCTCTTCATTGGCCACAAAATGCGTCGCTGGATAAATCGGGTAATGGTCCATATCCCGACGAATTTCACCCGTTAATACATCCACTTCACGGATGCGCTCAATTTCATCACCAAAAAACTCTACGCGAATGACTTCTGAATCTCGTGAAGCCATAAATATTTCGATGACATCCCCACGAACACGGAAAGTTCCCCGTTGAAAATCAATATCATTGCGGACAAATTGCATTTCTACTAGTCGATTCAACACCGCATTGCGACTAACTTCTTGACCTTTGCGCAATGACAAGACATGTTCACGATAATTTTCTGGGTCGACCAATCCATAAATACAAGACACTGATGCCACCACAATCACATCGCGCCGCTCTAATAAGGCAGAAGACGCAGAATGCCGTAATTTATCAATTTCATCATTGACACTCGATTCTTTTTCAATATACGTATCTGATGCTGGTACATATGCTTCCGGTTGATAATAATCATAGTAGGAAACAAAATATTCAACCGAATTTTCAGGGAAAAATTCGAGTAACTCACTGTATAATTGTCCTGCCAATGTCTTATTATGTGCGAGTACCAGCGTCGGTTTATTCACTTCTTGAATCACATTCGCGATTGTAAATGTTTTACCTGTTCCGGTTGCACCGAGTAATACTTGTTCTTTAGTTTGGTTGTTCAATCCCGTTACCAATGCTTGAATCGCTGTCGGCTGGTCGCCACTCGGTTGATAATGGGATTTTATATTAAATTGTTGCTGATTCATATGTATGCCTCCTATTTGGGTTCGCTTGGCTTGGCTTGGCTTGACGTCCACTTCAAAAAATTCCTCTGTGCGCTTTGCGCACAACGTCACTTTTCTCCAGTGGTTCAAGCCAGAGCAGCCGCGCTCACACGATGGATTTAACTTGACTTTGTACACCTTAATTGTACCTTTTTCAATAAACTACCGCAAATTCTATGAATTTTCTTATTTTTAGTTGCAAGAAAGATTCTTTTTGATGTATAATGATGTTTGTTGACTAAGTCATTTTGACTTACACACCAATAAGATAAGAAAGAGGTGACCGACATGGCAAATAACCCATCAGCAATCAAACGTATTCGTCAAACTGCTACAAAAACTGATCGCAACCGCGCTCACATTTCTGCAATGCGTACAGCAGTTAAAAAATTCCGTTCAGCTGTAGAATCAGGTGAAGGTGATTTACAAGAATTATACAAATTAGCAGCAAAAGAATTAGATAGCGCAGCTACTAAAGGTTTAATCCATAAAAATAAAGCTGCTCGTGATAAGTCACGTTTAGCAAAATTAGTTAAATAATTTATTTTCAAGAGTCGTTTCGACTCTTTTTTTATTGGCTGTATTTAGTATTTTCACAGCCTTAGCCAAAGTCAGTGATGCCAAATACTTCATCAATTTGTATTAAACGCAAAAAATGGATAGACTACCACCAGCATCCAATGTACACTGGCGTAAACTATCCAATTTTTCAGCTTACAAATGCACCGCTTGATTAATGACATCTTTTGCCACTTCTACACACATCGTACGATTAGGATTCACCTCTTGAGAGGCGATTCCATTTTCCGCTAGCGATAAATACAGCCCTGCTTAATTATCAATCAAAGCGGTTTGTTGGTGCAATAATGTTACCATTTGGTTTAATGCTAATTGAGTCGCAGCTTCTATTGCCAGTACTGAGCCAATTATTATTCATTATTGGTCATTTTCTCTAATAGCAATGGTAGTGAGTAATTTTAGTGCGTCCATCATTTTTTCGACAGTGGCATTCAGATAATATGGACGAAAATGTCCACCGGCTTGAACCTGAATTCCCGGGTTTATAACGATTTCATAGGATACAATTAGTTTGTTTTCAAACAAATGTTGATATTTAGACGTTCGTAAGTAAAACATAATTTTTTATCGTTACGTTGTACTCAACACGTAATTTTTTTGATTACTGTGTTTAAGTAGTTACAGATATTGATAAATCAACATTTATTACGATGATTCTATTGATGTGTTCGAGAATTCAAGTTTGAACGACTCTTTTCATTCCGATAAGTCCATTATATTTAAAAAGTGCACAGAAAATCTGTACACTTTAAAATAATATCAATTATTCAGCTGCAGTAGTAGTTTCGACCGCTTCAGTTGTTTCAGCAGATTCAGTCGCATTTTCCGCTTCTTTGGTACCTGTTGGGTCAGAAACAACCAGTGAACCATTAACAACAACAGTCGCTGCTGGTAAATCATTCCATTCACGCAATTCTTCAACAGTCACCTTATATTGTTCAGCAATTTTTTCTAAGGTCTCACCATTTTTCACTTCATGAATCTTAGCTTTAGGGTCGCTAACATATAACTCTTTATCAACTTCTAATTTTGAATCCTTTAATTCATTCCATTCAGTTAATTTTTCCGGTGTTGTTTTATATTGTTCCGCTAATGACTCTAATGTATCTTCCGCCGTCACTTTATGTTTCTTCGCTTCATAACCAGATTGCTTGATAATTAATTCATCGCCCTCTTTAATGACAGAATCATCTGTTAGATTATTCCAGACTTTTACATTATGCACTGTCACACCATATTTATTGGCAATACGCCATAAATTGTCGCCTGCTACCACTTTATGACGTGCTTTAATGCCGGCTTCTTTATCTTTTTCAGCTGTTGGTGCGATTGAATTACTATCACTTGAGTCATTGTTCTCTGATTCATTCGTATTTGCATCATTTGAACTTGTCTCAGCTGATGACGCTGTACCGGAACCACCTTTGACAGCTAACACATCACCAATTTGTAAGAATGTACTTGACAAGCCATTCATTGCCATTAATTCATCCACTGTCATGCCATGAGCAGCTGCAATTGTAGATAAATTATCACCAGATTTAACTGTATAAGTTGCGCCAGTTGGTGTGACCGCTGGTGTCGCTGACGGTGTGTAGGCTGGTGTTTGTGAGTATCCGCCTACTGACAATACGTCACCAACATTCAACCAATCACTGGTTAAGCCATTCCATGCTAATAAATCAGATACAGACACGCCATAAGCTAAAGCAATGCCTGATAAAGTATCACCCGGTGCAACAGTATGATATCCAGATGTTGTAGTCGGAGTCGTTGATGGGTAGTAATCTGTTGCCGAAGCAGCGCCATATACAGCTAAGACATCACCAACATTTAACCAATCGCTTGATAAACCATTCCATGCCATCAAACTACCGACAGTCGTTCCATAACGTTGCGCAATCGTGTATAGCGTGTCTCCAGGTGCTACCACATGCGTGCCCGCATTAGTCACAGGAGCTGCTGCATCAGAAGTAGTTGTTGTGCTAGATGTACTAGTAGCAGCTGAACCAGCAGCACTCGCACTTACTGCTAAGACATCCCCTACATTAATCCAATCACTAGTTAAACCGTTCCACGCACGTAATTCTTCCACACTTACCCCGTATTTATTCGCAATTGCTAATAAATATTCGCCACTTTGAACTGTATGTGTGCCGGTTTCTTCTTGAGCCGCCACAGTATAAGTTAGTATATTCGCTGAAGCTAATGCCACCATAGACAATGACATTAATTTTTTATAAATTTTCATTTGTTTCTCCTCCAATTATCGTTGCTATTTATTCATTAATTGTTCCTTACTCATGCATTTTGACACAAGCAATAAATTCAATTCTACACTTAAATTATACCATTTTCTGGATAGTCACTCCACCTATACACTCAAATGTCACGACATCGTAATGTGAACCTTTTCTTACACCTCACTCTGTCATCATATTGTCAAAATATTGGTATTGACGAACTTCTGCGATTTTCACTATTCATGCGCTTAAAAATACGGTATAATATAAACACAAATTACTGAAAGAGAAGTGAAAATATGGGCCGTAAATGGATGAACATTAAAGAAAAGAAAGCCAATAAAGATCAAAACACCTCCAAAATTTATGCAAAATTTGGAATCGAGATTTATGCTGCAGCAAAACAAGGAGAACCAGACCCAGAATTAAACCAAAAATTACGTTTTGTTATTGAACGAGCAAAAACATATAATGTGCCTCGTCACGTTATCGACAAAGCCATCGACAAAGCTAAAGGTGGCGACGACGAAAACTTCCAAGAATTACGGTATGAAGGATTTGGACCAAATGGTTCAATGATTATCGTTGACGCGTTAACTAACAACGTGAACCGTACTGCAAGTAATGTCCGTGCCGCATATGGTAAAAACGGCGGTAATATGGGGGTTAGTGGTTCTGTTAACTACTTATTTGACCCAACAGCTGTCTTTGTAATGAGTAATCAAGACGCTGATGAAGTAATGATGGGCTTATTAGAAGCCGATGTTGATGTACGCGAAGTATTTGCTGAAGACGAC
The genomic region above belongs to Aerococcaceae bacterium zg-1292 and contains:
- a CDS encoding LysM peptidoglycan-binding domain-containing protein, with product MKIYKKLMSLSMVALASANILTYTVAAQEETGTHTVQSGEYLLAIANKYGVSVEELRAWNGLTSDWINVGDVLAVSASAAGSAATSTSSTTTTSDAAAPVTNAGTHVVAPGDTLYTIAQRYGTTVGSLMAWNGLSSDWLNVGDVLAVYGAASATDYYPSTTPTTTSGYHTVAPGDTLSGIALAYGVSVSDLLAWNGLTSDWLNVGDVLSVGGYSQTPAYTPSATPAVTPTGATYTVKSGDNLSTIAAAHGMTVDELMAMNGLSSTFLQIGDVLAVKGGSGTASSAETSSNDANTNESENNDSSDSNSIAPTAEKDKEAGIKARHKVVAGDNLWRIANKYGVTVHNVKVWNNLTDDSVIKEGDELIIKQSGYEAKKHKVTAEDTLESLAEQYKTTPEKLTEWNELKDSKLEVDKELYVSDPKAKIHEVKNGETLEKIAEQYKVTVEELREWNDLPAATVVVNGSLVVSDPTGTKEAENATESAETTEAVETTTAAE
- a CDS encoding YebC/PmpR family DNA-binding transcriptional regulator codes for the protein MGRKWMNIKEKKANKDQNTSKIYAKFGIEIYAAAKQGEPDPELNQKLRFVIERAKTYNVPRHVIDKAIDKAKGGDDENFQELRYEGFGPNGSMIIVDALTNNVNRTASNVRAAYGKNGGNMGVSGSVNYLFDPTAVFVMSNQDADEVMMGLLEADVDVREVFAEDDQVVVYGETQDFATIRNALEAMGISEFEVAEIDLLPQNEVTLEGDDLAKFEKLIDALEDDDDVQRVYHNVDL